The window gcctgcaatgtgggaaactgggttcgatccccggggtgggaaggtcccctggagaaggaaatggcaacccactccaatattcttgcctggagaatcccatggacggaggagtctggtggactacagtccacggggtcgcaaagagtcggacacgactgagcgacttaagaTTATTCGAAAACCCGGTtccagtggaagcttggagtcttcgCCCTCGTTTCCTCATCGACCAGCGGCTCAGTAGAGGGGACAGGCCCCCAGTCAGCCCGGGGACGACCTCGCTCCTTTGTCCCCATAGTTATGCATTTGGACGCCCCGAAGGAACCCTACGACCTCTACTTTTACGCGCCGGACGCCTGGGTCCCTTCACACATCGCTACCAAGCAGCCACCGCCTACCCCCTCGCTGCCGCCCAAGCTGCCTCCGCCGCCCCGCGGGGGCCGCCCCCAGCGCCTGGAACCGCTCTCCCCTGCCACCCTCCCCAACAATTTCCTGTGAGCCTCTCCGGACCCGCGCCAGCCCCAGACGGAGGAAGCACCCAGGGGTCCTGTCCCCGGGGTCAGCTTTGCTACCTAGTAGTCCTCTAGGATAGAGGACACCCAGAAAATGCTTTAGATGTCAGCGGAGAACACAGTCTGAGACCGAATAAATCACGTGTTCCCACAGCTGGACAACTCCTCTGGCCTAAGTCCTGGGAGAGGAGGGTGGCTGGGGTCAAGGAGATTGGGGGCCTGGGCTCCTCGGTACGAGGGAGAAGGCGGCTGGAGATTCCCAAGGCCAGTGACGACTGGGTGTGTACACCAAAGCATTTTATTgggagaggggcagggcaggATTTACaatcacagagacagacacaaagACACAACCCTGCCCCGGGGAAAAACGCCCCTTTTCCCCAGCCCCATTCCCTTTGCTGGGATTCTGTGACTTCTCCTATACACATGTTCCCCCAAATTCTAAGCCGAAATAGGGGAGTCTGAGAGGGGAAGGATCCCAGATTTGGAGTCATTTAGCCCCTGAGGGACGCAATAAATGGCCACTGAGAAAATGAGGGCAGTTCAAAACCACCCAGGAGAATAAAGTGCAAGGAATTGGGGGGAAGGGGAGCGTCTTGAAACCACCATGGGGAAGTTCAATGGCGGTGGTTTCAAACCGTTGAGTTGATGGACTTGAGCAGCCGCTCTTCTTAGACCTGAAAATCGTGTCAGAAAAAGTGCATGGGGGTGAAGAGAGGCATATTGTTAAAACTGCCATTTTGGTTGTTTCCCTAGGCAATGTGCTAAGCTGGGAGGTTTTGGGGAAATTTGGTGCTGCAGCAGAGTCtgctggtgggggagggatgaagAGGTTTGGGGGGGGGTGCTTGAAACTGCCATTTCCCCTCAGAAACGCTGGTGAGAATCAATCCCTAGAATGGCAGGGATGGGTGATTAGTTAAACCAACTTGGAAAAAGCAGAATACAGTTGGGAGAGATTTGAAACTTCTAGAGGAAGACCttgaatttttttgaaagagGAGGGGGGGTTGAGTAATCTCAGGGGTTAGCCTGAGAGTCCCAGGGGTTCAAGGAAAGGGGGAGGTGCCCAAAACCACAAGAGCGAGGAAGAGTTTGAATTGTCCATTCAAATAAAGCCCTGAAAGGAGAGATTTGAAACCACTGAGGCAGAAAAAAGTGGAGAAGGGAACCTTTAGGGGAATTTGGGTATCCTTGAAACTGCCAGTCTGCAGCTTCACTACCCCTGAGAGGCAAATAGGATGGGAAGAGATCTGACAGCACTGGGAACAAGGGAGAGTGCTTCTTAGGCCTGAGCAAGGACAGAGAGACTGGGGTTCCTTGACACTGTCACTCAGGCCGGAGATGTGAGGAATGGAGGTCCTGGAAACTGCCATCCAGTGGGAGGCACGTGGTCAGTAGTCCCGGACAGGGGGTGGGGGTCTTGGGGGTTGAACTGTGCTGTGTGTAGCCCCATAGGATGGAGGGGGAGCAGGGGGTGCCCCGGGGGGCTCAGCCTCATCCTCCATTTCGCTTTCGTCGCTGCCAGCCAGCTGGTCGTGGCCAACGAAGCCACATTTCTCTTCGCTCATCTCCTCAGGCTCCGCCCACGGCTGCTTCTCTCCCGAAGCGAAGACCCCGTAGAAGATGACGCCCCCATAGTGCACCAGGGAGGCAATGAGGAACACATACTGCCACTCCTCTCGAGTCTGCAGGGTGGACACCCGGGAGGTGAAGTCAGAGGACAGAGGGAcaggagggaggggcggggctaTGGGAAGGGGCGGGGTTATGGAAAGGGCGGGGCTAGGGGCGGGCCTTTTCTCTGGAAAAGGAGCCGGAGATCCAGAGAGGTGACGTGTGTCAGAAAGGTGCTGGACACTGATTTGGAGGGAAAGTGGGTCAGGGcccaggcacggaccttgtgctTAGTCATGGCACCCACGATGATGGGGCACACCATGCCGGACAACGTGCCCACGCCGTTGGAGATGCCCATGAGGATGCTGGCATAGCGCGGGGCGATGTCCAGGTGGTTCACGTTGAACCCTGGCGAGGCGAGCCCGGGAGGCGTCACAACCGATTCCCACGCCAGTGACTCCTCCCCCAGCCTAGCCTCCCCGGACCTCCCGGCCGCTCCGCTTTTTCCCGTCTGCCTTTCGCGAGGCTTCGAGGTGCTCTACCTGAGCCAGGAAGTTCTCCACAAAGCTGACCagagtcccccacccccaagctgcAGATCGCCGGTTCTCACCGGAGATGGCGAAGCCGCTGAAGCCCACGGCGAGGACTAGGAAGGAGATGGCCACGCCCTTGGAGTGCGAGTAGCCGACCACCAACAGCAGCGTGGCTTCCATGCCAAAGCCTACGGAGGACCGCCCTCTCTGAGCgcagcccgccccgccccgcctctccAGACCCACTCCCGGCTCCCAGCCTCCCCCAGTTTGACCCAGTCCTGCCACTTCCACGCCTGTCCCTGGCTTTGTCCTCCATCCTGCCCGCGCCGGCCCTAACCAAGTCCTCAATTCACCAGTGCCTGGCCCTTGACCACGTGCACAGGCTTCGCTGCCCCAGCTGGGACCTCAATGGCCTCAGCCCTTGACTAGACCACGCCCTGAAGACGGAGGGTCTAGGCCCCACCCAGGCACCTTCACGGCTTCCCTCTCAGTCCCCATTCATTACACTCAGAACTTCGTCTCTCCGGCTGCCCCTCCTCATCACCCAGTTCCCATCCTACTCTGGCCAGCCTCGTATAGGCCCGGTCCTCCCAGAACCAACGTGGTCTCGCCTTTACTTCACCTGGGCAGCCACACCCCCTTGCCCTTCTACAGACACTGCCCCGGAGGCTGCCACCTGAGATTCTGTTCCTGCCAGACCTGGTCTCGCTCCGGCTCCACCTTTTTGGACACGCTCCCCATGGACACGCCCTCTgaccccaccccatcctccatGGTCCAGCACCCTAGATCCGCCCAGCCGTGCTCTGCCCATCCCAGTCCGATCCCAGATCCAGGCCCCGCCCCACTCACCTCCGCAGTTCATCAACTTGCGCACGTTGGTGGTGGACATGATGCGGCGGCTCCTCAGGAAGTCGGCGATCTGGCCTCCAATGGGCACGATGATGGTCATCACCAGGTGAGGCAACGCTGACACCAGGCCCACCTGCGCCAGCGGGCGCACAGGGAGGCGCGGCTCAGCGGCCACCTGCCTGGGGGTCTCACCACGGCTTCCTGCCTGCCCCCTTTCCAACCCCTTAGGATCCAGGTTCCTCTCCTTCCCGGGCTCACCCTCCCGCCGCGCCCGCAGCCTCCCCTTCACGGCCCAACCTTGCTGATCTCGAAGCCGAACACTTCTTCGAAGTAGGCAGGCTGGGAGATAAGAAGCAGGTAGAAAGTCCAACTACGACAGAAGTTGGCCACGATAATGGCGTAGACTGGCATGGACGTGAAGAAGCGCCTCCAGGGTGTGTTAAACTTCTGTGGTGGGCGAGAGGAGGAAAGGGCTGCTAAGACTGAGAACAGGGCTGGGCGCTCTCCGAGTCCCTTCAGGGATCCCACGATAGTCCCGCAGAGACCCAGATTTCCCTGTCTCACTAAAGCCGCCAAGGAGGAACGCTAACATCCTAACCTCAGTGGTCCTCACGCTGGCGGGTGTCCAGACCGCAAGATAACCTTCAGAGAGTCATAAATGTGGACCCGAGAGTCTCCTTCCACCCAATTATGCCCCCTAATTCGAGCCTCACCCCTCCTGAGGTCTGAGCAAATCCCCACATTCTAATCCGCCTCTTCAGGTTTAACCACGCCCTTCAGTGGTTCCGCCCACCTCGCCACCTAGCCCTGCTCTCGGCACCTGCTAACCCCGTCCTCCCTGGGCTTTAATCACGCCCCCTAGGTTCTAGCGCCAGCCTACTGGCGATCCCATCGTCTCCTCTAAATGTCTGTGGAAATGTCTATGTAGATCTACCAAGATCCACACGCAGTGCGGGTTCAAAGCCCCTCTTCCTCCCGTCTCCCAGCCTTGAtagctctcctctccccaccgcgcccccgcccccccaggcTTGGGCCCGGACCGTGACGGGGTTCATGAGCTTGGCGCTCTCGCCGATGGCGTCCTCGATGTACTTGCGCTCCTCCTCCGAAATGCTAGGGTGCAGCGCCGGGGACTCGTAGGAGACGAGCAGCCAGAACAGGTACCAGAAGATCCCGAAGCTgcctggtggggggagggggtcaggAGGAGGATGGAAGCGAGGTGACGACCAGCCTCGCTCTGCCCCAGCGCCACACGGACCCAGGCGTCCGGGCCCCTCACCGTAGACGTAGAATACAGAGCTCCATCCTGAGTACTGCACCAGGACTCCGGCGAGAGGCATCGCGACCACCGCCCCAGCATAGGACCCTAACGGGGAGGGTGCAGGATGGAGAAGAGCGCATCTTTCCTCAAACGCAGTAGTGGGGATTCCCAGCCCCCACCTTTCTGGGATACAGAAGTACCGGCcactgcccctcctccctcagacacGTCGGTCTGGGTCACCAGCCCTCTCCTCTCTAAGATCCGAGAGTTCAAGCCTGcaaccccctcctccctccaccgaAGAGTCTAGACTCCagcccatcccccccccccccagccccagacCCACGAGTCTGGatccctgccccttcctctcACCGCAAAAGGCTGTCGTCGCCAGGCGACTCCGCTCTAAGGGCGGGGCCCATTTGCTCCAGATCCCATGGCAGGCGGGGTACGTGACCCCCTAGGgaagagaaaaccaaaatcaaCGAGCAAAGGTGGAGTCGGAACGGCAACGAGGTCATAGGGGGCGGAGCTTTACCTCTACCAACCCCTGCAGGATCCTCACGAAGATGACACAGCCATAGTGGACACGGGCAGCCGAGGGGATCAGCATGTTTAGAGTGGAGGTAGCCACAATAGCAAAGCCGAAAACCCTGATAGGAAAAGTTTGTGTTCCGAGAAGAGTCCAGCTATCCTGCCATACCTAGGACTctgccctttcctccttcagCAGGCCAGGTCCCGCGCCCCCAGAACCGCAGGTCCCACTTTCTATGAGAGTCCCCGCTTCCACAATACAAAGCCCACCTTTCTCTAGGGCCTTGGCTCCGAACCCAGGCTCCTCCCATTTTCCCGGAGTCAACCCCCAAATGCAAGGTCACAGCCTCTAACTCCACCCACACACCTGTAGTTTCTGCCCACTTTGAGacatcccccccgcccccctcatACCTGTTAGCTGCGAATTTTTGGCAGATAAATCCTCCAGGAATCTGGGTGACAATGTAGCCCCAGAAAAAGGAGCCGTGTATGAGGCCAACAGTCTCTGGATCCCAGTTGAACTGAGCTTTCTGTGGGCCAAAAGGCACATCAAACCAGCACCCCTGCCCCAGACGCTCTGCTTCTCCACCAGTCAGCACCCGCAGACAATCCCTCGGCCAATCAGCAACAAGGATCCCCTCTCGCCTTCAAAACACCTGCCAATCAGAGCTCGGGCCATCTACCCCAACTTTGCTCCTCCATGTTGCTATGGCCGCACTACCTTAGCAACAGAGCCTGTTGCTGCCTAGAGGCCTAGCTCTGTCTGCTTGCCTGCCTCAGGGTCCCTTCTCGGAATGCATAGGAGCCCATATATGCGGTGGGATTCTTCCTCCACTTCTAACCAACGTACAAACCGTTTGCTGATTGGATGGGTTCTAGGAAGAGACAAGAAGTAGCCAAAGGGTTGGGCGTGATTggaaaggaggaggggcaggTAGGCCACAGCCCAAATCAGGAATTTTTTTGGAAGCAGGGGCATGGCCTATatggaaattaaaacagaaagtcTGAGATGAAGCGGGGCTTTAGGTTAACGTCCAGAGCAGATGGAGAAGGGATGTAAGCAGCGGTGGAACTTCCAAAAAGCCAGAATCCAAATTTACAGCGGGGctttccctagcagtccagtggttaagactccccctTCAAatacagggttcgatccctggtctgggagctcagatcccacatgccttatggccaaaaaaacaaaacataaaacagaagcaatgttgtaataaattcaataaagactttaagaatgttccacatcaaaaaaaaaaaatcttaaaaaaaaattttcacggtggagggacttccctggtggtcaagtggttaggattccctgcttccactgcaaggggtgcgGGTTAGATCCCTGCTTGAGAAAGTTCCGCAAGCCGCAAGGtaaggcaacaacaacaacaaaaaattcacgGTGGAGCCTGAGTTGGCCCGGGAGTAAGACTCAATGCTGGAACaggtgcaggagacgcaggcggAGCAAAGTTGCTAGGATGCCCAAATGAAACAGGAGCAGCCATATCATAGGGAAACAAATGCTTGGCAGAGTCTACACTTTGAAATCAGAGAGGTGAAACAAACAGGAGCGGGGCTTCATTTAGATAAAGGCAGAACTCAGGAAGGGAGAGCCCTGAGGTGAGGTGGAGCTGAGGTTGGTAAGTGCAAGagcgagtgggttgccatgcccgtctccaggggatcttccccacccaggaatcgaacccacatctcttatgtcttctgcattggcaggcggttctttaccgctagcgccacctggttaGGGCCCAGGGTGGGGCAGGGCAAAAAGGCGGGTCTACTCAGGCCGGGACGTGGAAGGGGCGTGGTCTGGGCCTCGCGTAGGCGAGTGTGACGTCATCAGAGGGCCCGGGCAGGATTTTCCCCAGCCTCAGGCAGCTCCCGCCCCGGGGTACCTGCATCACCACGTGGCCCCCGCGGTGGGTCGTGCTGTTGTTGACCATGGAGACGATGGCCACGCCCAGGTTGCAGCGGATGCCAAAGCTAATGCAGAAGCCCAGACCGCTCATGATGGCGATAATGTAGCGGCGAGGGAGGCCAAAGCAGGTGCAATCCACGACCGGCGGGTCCCGGGTCTGCGTCGTGACCGGGCGCCCATCTGCACTCAGCTCCAGAGTCTCGGCACCTTCTTGCCGCTTCTCCAGAAGACTGAGACGAGGCAGCAAGGATCAGATTCGGACGTCcgggcccccagccccctcctccccatgaCACGAGTTGGGGCAAAACTTCTTGCTTTTCAAGACCAGGGATTCTAAGCCCGCAACCCCTCTTTCCCCAAGAGTCCAGCCCCTAACTTCCTTCTCCCTCCAGGGTCCAGGAATCTGGACCCCTGGTCTCCATCTCCCTCAGACCAGGAATTCCCACGCGcccccagccccttccttccTCAGACTCGAGTATGGAACTCCCCAGTTCCcttctccactagctttgtcacCTCTCAACTCAGTTGTTTTAGACCCAGGCTCCCCTTGTAATCCAAAACCCTGtgcccccagccctcacccccaAGGCCCAGAGACTCTCTCCAGCCCCGTCTTCCAGATATGAGTCTATTTGAGGAAGCAAAAGGCGCTAAGGAGATGCCTCAGCAAAGGTGTCAAAAGAACAGATGCTTCTCAGCCACATCTGCTATATATACcgcaccccctcccctgccccgggGCATGCCCTGCCTGGCTTCCAGGCCCAGGTGTGGGGCTGACATCCAGCTGACTCCATTCAGACACTGGAAGCCCactcccagggatgggggtggggggtgggggtgagaggtCCAGGGCACTGGAATCCAGCAGCCCAGCTGGATATATCTGGGGAAACTTGAGTTCAGGCTGTCAGcctagggggtggggaggagtggcGGGTGGTGTCCTGGCAAGGGACAGATGGCCCTGGTAGGGGGATTGGCTCAGTCCCCAGCGTGACTCTCGCCCCCGCCTGTTCTGGATCCAGGATTGAATCTGTGATGACGGATAGGGTACTTGGAGGGCCACCTCCATTCCAGAGAGAGGCTGCTGGGAGAAAGAGGTGCCCTGAGACAGACGTGGAAAAATTCAAAAGGAGGATGTCAGAAatggtgtggggggtggggggcgggtggagAACAGAGACTGAGAGAAAGAGGGTCAGAGACACAGGAGGGAGAGAGACTCAGAGAGAAGGGAACAGATACCCagagagggagaaacagacaaCTAGTCTGAAAGAGACTGGGGCAGAGACCCTGAGAAAAGATGGGGGGCTTGTGCAGGGGGTAGGACAGAGACCCTGAGAAGGAAAGGGACTGAAACCTAGTGAGGGACACAAAGACAAGTGGGGACAGAAACCCAGGAGAGAGAATGCAGAGACAGAGACCCAGAATGCTGAGAGAAAGATGGAACGACAAGGAGCCTGAGGAGAGACAGGCTGGGGATATGATTTGTGAGGTGTGGCTCCTCTCCGAGGCCGGTAGGCAGCCAGGGGATCGGGCTGGATCCCAGGAAGGGGCTAGAACAGATGGAGGCGAGGGAGACTGGGACGGGGGAGGAAAGAACAGCCAGACGGTCTGGGAGGAGGCGGgtggaagagatgggaacacaGCAACCCTTAAGATGGGAACTtaaggaagtgggggagggggttaAGAAAGTGGGGAGACTGGGGGAACGGACAGAAACTAGAGGGATGA of the Cervus canadensis isolate Bull #8, Minnesota chromosome 18, ASM1932006v1, whole genome shotgun sequence genome contains:
- the SLC17A7 gene encoding vesicular glutamate transporter 1; translated protein: MEFRQEEFRKLAGRALGKLHRLLEKRQEGAETLELSADGRPVTTQTRDPPVVDCTCFGLPRRYIIAIMSGLGFCISFGIRCNLGVAIVSMVNNSTTHRGGHVVMQKAQFNWDPETVGLIHGSFFWGYIVTQIPGGFICQKFAANRVFGFAIVATSTLNMLIPSAARVHYGCVIFVRILQGLVEGVTYPACHGIWSKWAPPLERSRLATTAFCGSYAGAVVAMPLAGVLVQYSGWSSVFYVYGSFGIFWYLFWLLVSYESPALHPSISEEERKYIEDAIGESAKLMNPVTKFNTPWRRFFTSMPVYAIIVANFCRSWTFYLLLISQPAYFEEVFGFEISKVGLVSALPHLVMTIIVPIGGQIADFLRSRRIMSTTNVRKLMNCGGFGMEATLLLVVGYSHSKGVAISFLVLAVGFSGFAISGFNVNHLDIAPRYASILMGISNGVGTLSGMVCPIIVGAMTKHKTREEWQYVFLIASLVHYGGVIFYGVFASGEKQPWAEPEEMSEEKCGFVGHDQLAGSDESEMEDEAEPPGAPPAPPPSYGATHSTVQPPRPPPPVRDY